The genomic segment AACCAGACGTAGCTTTCTGAGGGATGCCATTCGGCGTTTTTCCCAGAATAGATTAGCTTTGCTCGGCTTGTTTCTTGTGGGATTTATTCTGTTCTTAGCACTCTTTGCGGATCTGCTTTCACCCTTTGCTTACGACCGAGTCTACTTTGATCGGGTGTTGCTGATGCCTTTTGATCACCCAGAGCATCCACT from the SAR324 cluster bacterium genome contains:
- a CDS encoding peptide ABC transporter permease (with OppABDF is involved in the transport of oligopeptides of up to 5 amino acids into the cell) yields the protein MSNSTPTRRSFLRDAIRRFSQNRLALLGLFLVGFILFLALFADLLSPFAYDRVYFDRVLLMPFDHPEHPL